The Penaeus monodon isolate SGIC_2016 chromosome 17, NSTDA_Pmon_1, whole genome shotgun sequence genome contains the following window.
ccctcctcctccctcctccctctctctctcctctttcctctttctctttccctcttttttctttctttttttcttttctctttccctctctttctctttctctttctctttcttcttctctttctctttctctttcccttttctccctcccctccccccctcctcccttttccctccccctttttttcccccccccttctctcttctctcttttttctctctctctccctctttttctttctctccctctctctctctcttttttctccctctcccttttttttctttttctccttttcccctctctttcttctctcttctccctctctctcttctctctctttttcctctctctcctctctcctctcccctttttctctctcctcctctctctcttcccctctctctcctctctttctctccccttctctttctttttctctccccccttctctctcttctttttcccttcctctctctcttctctctcctctctctctctctctctcctcctctttctttctttctttctttcctttccctttcattttttttctctctctctctctctcccccccccccctctctctccttttctctcctcctctcccctctcttcccctcttccccctcttcccccctcgtccccctctctccccccctctcccccctccccctcctctcttttttttttcccccctctcttctctctctttccctctcctctctctctcctctctccctctctctcttctcttttcttctctctccccccctcttcccgtctctctttccccccctctctctctttctctctctcttctctctccctctttctttctctttttctttttccttttcctctccttttccttttccccctccttttccttttcctttttccccttttcccttttcctttttcctctctttttctttttcttttctctttttttctctctctctctctcttttcttctctctctctctctctctctcttccgttctctccctctctttctttcttccgttctctccctctctttctttcttttttctcctttctcattctctttttctttttctttctctttctctttccctttcctttctcctccctccctcccccccctccccctcctccctccctccctttcccccctcccttttctctctcttctcatctctctcctctcctctctctctctctctctctctctctctccccctcctccctcctcctcctctctctccctctctctctctctttcttttcccctcttttttcttctttcctttcttccatcctccctccttccttccttccttctttccttcctttccttcccccttccctccctcttccctcccctcccttcccccttccttccatcctttcctccttcctttccccccttccttccctttcccttccctttccctttcccttttctcctttccctttcccttccttccccttccttccttccttccttccttttcttcctccttccttttttttttttttcttttcatttcctttctttctttctttttttttctttttttctttttccttcctttccctttccctttccccccccctttccctttccctttcttctttttgttccttgtcttttcccttttccctcttcccttttttttcttttgtttttttttctccctttatccttttttgttcttttttcctcttttcccttcccgggttatctttttctcttcttttttttttttcttttcctttttttttttctttccttttttttctcccttttttctccttttttttttcggttttttcttcattttcttttccttctctttttttcctcccttttttcctttttttcttttccttctcttttttttcttttttcccttcttttatttttttttttttcccccttttttttccctctcttttcccaattctcgctccctttcttcctttccccccctcccccgctcccccttgggggcccccccccccttccttttttttttttttttttttttttttttttttttttttttttttttttttttttttttttttttttttttttttttttttttttttttttttttttttttttttttttttttttttttttttttttttttttttttttttttttttttttttttttttttttttttttttcggaggaaGTGGGGCCCTCCTCCCTGGGCCCCGCAAGGAGACCAAGCAAGGGGGaggccttttaaaaagggggaaaggggggggtgcaaaaaaatggttttagggcgggggggaaaaagggctcttttctttcttcttcttccttccttccttccttccttccttcctttcttcttgatATTGAATTACAAATGTGTACTTTTCAGTATTTCGATGCAAATAAAATCAGATTTAATGATGGTTCTGGTTGATGTTTAATGTTGATTGCATAACTGTTGATCACTGTTTAGTATGCAAGATGGGAGAAATGTTTTCGAAGGCTCTTTTCTTGCAAAAGGGAATATATCTTTTCTGCTATAAAAGGCATTGAGAAGAATGTATTTAGAAATGTTTTGGTTAATTagaatatagtatttttttttttaattcctactaaatatgtgtgtatgtgtttatttatttatttagttgtttattatttcatttgtttgtcacttgtttatattttttatttagtctttGTTTGAACATATATCCTTTCCTCACGTTATACggtttgattattttcatttcatttaatattGCTTTGTTCTCCTTTGCAGTGTTGAGACAAGATACCTGAGGGAAAAGTTCAACTTAATACTGAGCAGATACTATGACTCAAAAAGTCATCAAAAAAAGAACATACAGTCTGGAGGGTGAGTAAGcatcttttagttttctttattctcttatatTTAGTTATTACATGGATTGCCGGTGATGTGATTTGTCTGCCAGGCTGTGGTGTATTGCGTCCTATATTTAGATAATTAAAATGCGAGTGATAAAGATAAGTTCAATTCATGATTGTCAATTTATCactatctctttattttctctctatttatcaacctctctttattttgttatattaattttctctttatttatcaacCTGTCTCTTTCCCAACTTCTACAGCATCAACGACATTAGGAGGAACATTCAGGACGTGATCGGCACCAAGGCCAACATCAACATAGGCCCAGCTGCGGAAAACTATGGAGGCGAGACCTTCCTGTCGGAGGAAGTGGCCATCTCCCTGCTGCAGGAGACCAAGCAGGCCTTCAAGAGATGCCAGATGGTGAGGGCGGCAAAAGGGCTGAGTTGCGTTCTTTCTTGCataagggtttttggggtggccAGCTGCTGTGAATGGTGTTTTGATAAATGTATCGTGTTGTAGATGTAAGGATGTAATCATTGTTTGGGATGGCATTGCTTAGGATGGAAATAACTCAAGGACTAAAAACTTTATgtactgtctttctctctgtcttttatctttctgtctctgtgtctctgtgtctctgtgtctctgtgtctctgtctctgtgtgtctctgtctgtctgtctgtctgtctgtctgtctgtctgtctgtctgtctgtctgtctgtctgtctgtctgtctgtctgtctgtctgtctccctctctctctctctctctctctctctctctctctctctctctctcttctctcctctctcctctctcctctctctctctctctctctctcttccccctccccctccctcccccccccctcccccccctccccctcccctcccctcccctcccctccccctctccctcccctccccctctccctctccttctccctctccctctccctctccctctccctctccctctccctctccctctctctctctctctctccctctccctctctctccctctctctccctctctctctttctctctctccttctctctctctctctcattatttattgtacctctccctttttcttctccacaGTTATCCACCCAGTCAGACGTTCACAACAATGCGGTGCAGATATTCGACCTTCTCACCAAGGCGCTGTTGATTGAGCATGTTGATTATGCAATAGGTAATTACTGTTGACTTTGAtaagttttaattaattttcattttcatctacattatcttcattatcatagtgattatcattatcttcaccatgatgatgatgttgatcatgatgatcatcatcatctttatcatcattatcattattattatgatgataatgatgtggatcatcatcatcatcatcatcatcatcatcatcatcatcatcatcatcatcatcatcatcatcatcatcatcatcatcatcatcatcatcatcatcatcatcatcattatttccttcattatttacatcattatttacatcatatatatcaccattattatcatcatcaaaagtcagcttttcctatctttcattctctctcgtcACTAGTTTATGCAACAAATGGTTTTGATTATCTCATGTTCTAAAGTCTGGTTAGAACTTGGGGTAAGGGTCGACTCTTGATAACAGGAaggagaagtatttttttttttttttttttactgtggtagCAGTAGCTGCCAAGAAGTAGCTAGTTATCATGTGACAGCTAAGATTGAGGGCTGTCAGAGAGATAAGACTAATGTTAATGAAAAGATCCCTTGCCTCGCTTGATGAGATAAATGGGCAATAGAAGGATTATCAGCTctgaaacagataaaaatatttattgatttcaCGGGAATATTGGCACTTGACGGGATGAATGTCAAATTAGGGAGAGATAGGTTGGCAGTGATTTGATCAAGGTCATtgcttatattgtttttttgatgATAGAGGTACATAGGGTGTCGATGAGGAGGCATAATTCTACaagaaatattgttatcatcatgagaAATAAAGAGTAAGATAATTTTCTATGTCACTGCCTTGATGTGTTGTTTTGAATAAAAGTTTTGTAAGGACACATTGATCTCAGAACACAAGTtgcttatttttttagtttttaaaagttattttatttatttattttttttgcaaacttAAAAAAGAATTGTTTATTGTATTGAAGATGAAGCTAAACATCGAGGCTGAACAGGCAATGATAGAGAAAGagtttttttaaacactttcaACTTTTGTTCAGTCCTAGCATGGCAAGGCACTTCATAACCTCTCTCCCATTGCTAAACCCTCTTGCCCTCCTGCAGAATTAGGCCTGCAGGTAATCCCAGGTGGGGAAGTGCGCACGTCCCCAGAGATCAGCTTCCTCGAGGTCGTCCACCAGAGCAGCTCCATGATGAACCTCCTGGACAAGCTCTTCAGCGACAGCCTCGTCCCACTAATAATGTAAGAGCGGGTTGTTGGCTTGATTCTCGGCATTCTTGTTTGTGTTACTAAGGTTTATAAATGCAAGGGATTTTGTTAAGATGCCTCAGCTTGAGATCACAGTCTTCCCTTGTACGTTTATAGTCCTGTAGAACAGAAACTTCAAATTTTCAATATCATGCCACGAGACAAAGCACTTGTGGAGTGCTTTGTCTTGGAGGATGTTCCCCAGAGTGAGGTTTTAACAAAAGTTAATTCTTTACCAAAAGTCAGATTACTCCTACAAAATGCCCTTTTCCcccatgaaaggaaaagagagagagagagagagagagagagagagagagagagagagagagagagagagagagagagagagagagagagagagagagagagagagagagagagaaatccaaattaaatttctttttgttttcttctattATAAGCAATTCCAACAAagataaattctctttattattcctAATACCAAACAAAGACCAGTAGCTAAACAAAGCTCAATTGTCTGTTTCCAGCTCAACCCCAAAACACGGTGACTGTctgcagaagaagaagcagatggGCACCAATTTAGAGCAGAAGCTGGATCTTGGCCTCGACCGAACCCTGTCTGCCATCACGAACTACGTCAGGCATGTCCTCACCACAGAACAGAAGCGCACAGACTTCAAGCCCGACAACGATGATATTCTCATTGCCAACGTCACACCGGTACATTCTGTTCTCCTGTTCTCCATCtcctattgtttgttttttccattcCTATTCATTCCTTTGATCTGTTCCATAATGTTTTTGAATTCAAATAAGGCCTTTTTGTAATGTGAAGTCTTCCAGAAATAGAGTGGTTATATTTTAGTTGATAATAATCATTGCTATggtaattttttgtatgtatgtgtaataaagAATTGAAAGTTTCCAGTAAATATTTTAGGCCTTTCTTTATTGTTTACTATAAATGCAAGCTTTTTCGGCTGGACTTTCTCTTACTTCCTCGGTTTCTCTGAATGAATTAGTGGAAAAGATAGCTGAATGATTTTGATTATTCTCTTCCTTCCATAATGTAAAATCCAACTATAATTGATCTCCTTGGGTTCTCCTTAATATGATCTCCTTCTGAACAACATCACACTCAAATTTACAACTTAATGCATTAGTTACACATTGATTCTCACACATGCACCTTCCCTTCCCAGGCTTGCCAACGTGTCGTCCGGTGGATTAGTGTGGTAGCAGAGCGCGTGAGGGATACGCTAGATGGACATAATGTGGAGAGTGCATTGCTTGAGCTCGGCTTGAGGCTCCACCGCACCATCCTCGACCATCTGATGAAGTTTGAATACAGTGCCACAGGTATGGTGTTTCTCTGCCACTGTTATGGTCATTATTGTCTTGGCtttgttgtagttttcatgggtGTAGTATTGCAGTTCCCTTGTCATTCTGGGTATGTGCCTTCCAGTTACTGTGTCAGGATGATTGGCTTCCGCTACTATTGATGGAAATGAAACGGCTAATGTAGTCACCCTCCTCTCAGATGTAAAAAGTCTTTGTAGTCTGATGATTATCTAAGGTCATTTCACCTCTTACTGCTGGACTGTACCTATGGTTACCATCTCCAGGATTAACCATAGCCATCTCTAGTATATCTTTGTCTATAGAAATAGGGTTAACTCCAGTCAAGAGTAATTATTTGGCTTCAGGTCTCACATTAGCGTCACTtctatggatgtgtgtatactcGATGTCTGTGGCAGATAGCTATTCCAagtgtcattattgtcatcaaaattattactatttttgatagttcagttattatcatcattattgttattagtgttatagtTACCATGATTATGTGcagttattgtgattattattattagtgttaaagtaattatgtttatttgtaattattgtatgttatattactATTCTTAACAATAATACAGTTATCATCAGCAAAATCTAATCAGAAATCATGCATTTCTTTCAGCCTTAACTTGTTTTggcttccttatcattatcagagGTTGATTCAGTATCTGCATGTATACTTTGATATATTTCCTGTTTAATGAATACTTGATATAtaatgcagagagagaaaaaaatcatactgGAAAGATTACAAAGTCTGTGTTATAATTTTCTGTTGAAAGTTTTGACAGTTGTCATGATCtttatttgaatttttgtttatttatttatttatttgtttatctatttatttatttgtttatttatatatttatttatttatatatatattttttacatgttttcatGTCTCCATTCATAAATTTTGCAGTTTCtttttaatagtgataattatattggTATTACATTTGCAAGGGAATTAACCTCAggagattattatttattgtatttcacTTTCTTCATGTAAATACCTGCTAGTGATCTTGGTCTATGTGTTGAACCTGTTTCATCGCACTGTCTGTTCATTTAAAAGTGCTTGATTTCTTTGGCTGTGTATTTACCCTTGTTTTGTTGTGCTatattttattcagatttttttttcaatatgtattTGTTGACCCTGTGATATTTCACCATTATGCAGATTAAATGATCAGCGCAGTTTCATCTCGACCTCTTTATCGGTCCCCCAGTTTCATTTTGGAATCGGAATGTTCAGTGCTGTTTCATCCTTTTTActcagtctttcttttttcttttctttttctgtaggtCTGTcccattattatatgatattgctATATTAAGgttctggcagatttttttttcgtgaccggatgcccttcctgatgccaaccttctctatttacccttggcttggcactggcactgactAGGTCACCCTTTATACTCGATCCCGAACCCTAATCCGTTTCACCCTGTCTCGCAGGTGCCATGGCCGTCATCTGCGACGTTAACGAGTACAGAAAGTGCGTCGCGAGCTTCAAAATCCCTCTGGTGAACTCCCTGTTCGACACTCTCCACACGCTATGCAAACTCCTCCAGGTGTCCCCCGAGAATTTGAAGATGGTCTGCTCAGGAGATCAGCTGGTGAGATCAGCTGGTTCAGTTCGGTTgtgtttcttattgtttttggtgGAGCTGGTAGAGCGATGcagatgattattatgattattaatgttgttagtattattattgttatgaataatattttgaatattattgttattattattattattgttattattattgttattgttattgttattgttgttattgttgttattgttgttatcattgttattattattattattatcattatcatcattatcattatcattattattattattattattattattattattattattattattattattatcattatcattatcattatcattatcattatcattatcattatcattattattattattgttattattgttattattgttattactattattattattgttttattgatgttatcattattattgttattgttattgttattgtcattgtcatttttattattatagaattattgttattattattgtcatccccatccccaccaccaccaccattgatTTTTGTTGTTACGAATGCTATTACTGTacgttttcctcctcccccagagTGGTCTGGATCGCACCGTGCTAGCCAGTTTCATCCAACTCCGGTCGGATTTCAAGACGGCGAAACTCGGCAACCAGCTCAAGTAGTCGGGTGCGAAGGTCGacgttattttttccctttttttgacggTGAAAGACATAGGGTGACATTCCACGTTAGTCTGTTCCTTGTTCTCTCGGTtggatagttattgttattatttttgtgtcattatgataattttttttcatattttttaattaatttatttattttttaatgttattagtttgtctttttaccttcttcttttttccctttcttccatatcttattattattattttttttgtgcgtgtatataatgACGTACTTTTAAATTAACAGTAACTcgtatcacaaaaaaaatatatatgaatatttcttgCATCGTTTTTTTAGCGTgatgcatttaatttttttatattgactttttttccatccctaaaaatacagaaaaaaaacagagtatCCCGTATTTCCGTTGCAGGGAGTGATATTATATTGCACTCTGGTATTGCAAAAATGCATCGtctcttgtgtattttttttaggaaatatttTCTAAGAGAGATTTTAaagtgttgatatatattatttcttgttaagataatttatttattgtacagAGTGAAAATCAACCCAGTCGAGTGATGTGTAAGTGAGATTAGGTAAGAAAATAGTTTACAATTtatatgataatggaaaatacataaatgacaaaaaaaaatattgattttctctgtcttttccttaaGAAGGTAAACATTAAAGTATAAAGTTACTAGTTTTCTTTGCAAAACTCAATTGGCCTGCTTTTAACAGACTTATATCAAAGCAACCATTGTATTTATAACTTTActctgtgagagagagtgtgagagagagtgtgagagagagtgtgagagagtgtgagagagagtgtgagagagagtgtgagagagagtgtgagagagagtgtgagagagagtgagagagagtgtgagagattgagagagattgagagagaatgagagtgagtgagtgagtgagtgagtgagtgagttagttagtgagtgagtgagtgtgtg
Protein-coding sequences here:
- the LOC119583738 gene encoding exocyst complex component 5-like isoform X2, which encodes MLNQYIQELEQDPFDGEEFVERLAWRVNASISPPGSTEIAFNPDLLHDAFTQAIKDLQLLDERTAKKCERLEAAVREEEVKHWQNVAQLLDNNREAFQSFQDLDSHINSVATKVVHLGDQLESVNTPRSRAVEAQRLMNHFREFLLPGPLVSEVFTDKLKIYEAADVIQKLHLIAQELPSGKFENAKQKIGEKYDEIERSLIMEFVKAHRAGDKDRMKEIAAILSHFKGYSQCVDAFIEEAQHGALRSRDLFLEVVPLCHRSETLINEVFTNPDQVMGKFVLNIFQGQLQEYIQARLDNKSVPEMYLRNLHDLYCQTVKLCTELQRFNLGNDSQFLSKLTKSIFQRHLSSYISVETRYLREKFNLILSRYYDSKSHQKKNIQSGGINDIRRNIQDVIGTKANINIGPAAENYGGETFLSEEVAISLLQETKQAFKRCQMLSTQSDVHNNAVQIFDLLTKALLIEHVDYAIELGLQVIPGGEVRTSPEISFLEVVHQSSSMMNLLDKLFSDSLVPLIISTPKHGDCLQKKKQMGTNLEQKLDLGLDRTLSAITNYVRHVLTTEQKRTDFKPDNDDILIANVTPACQRVVRWISVVAERVRDTLDGHNVESALLELGLRLHRTILDHLMKFEYSATGAMAVICDVNEYRKCVASFKIPLVNSLFDTLHTLCKLLQVSPENLKMVCSGDQLSGLDRTVLASFIQLRSDFKTAKLGNQLK
- the LOC119583738 gene encoding exocyst complex component 5-like isoform X1 is translated as MLNQYIQELEQDPFDGEEFVERLAWRVNASISPPGSTEIAFNPDLLHDAFTQAIKDLQLLDERTAKKCERLEAAVREEEVKHWQNVAQLLDNNREAFQSFQDLDSHINSVATKVVHLGDQLESVNTPRSRAVEAQRLMNHFREFLLPGPLVSEVFTDKLKIYEAADVIQKLHLIAQELPSGKFENAKQKIGEKYDEIERSLIMEFVKAHRAGDKDRMKEIAAILSHFKGYSQCVDAFIEEAQHVGPMGVAVGALRSRDLFLEVVPLCHRSETLINEVFTNPDQVMGKFVLNIFQGQLQEYIQARLDNKSVPEMYLRNLHDLYCQTVKLCTELQRFNLGNDSQFLSKLTKSIFQRHLSSYISVETRYLREKFNLILSRYYDSKSHQKKNIQSGGINDIRRNIQDVIGTKANINIGPAAENYGGETFLSEEVAISLLQETKQAFKRCQMLSTQSDVHNNAVQIFDLLTKALLIEHVDYAIELGLQVIPGGEVRTSPEISFLEVVHQSSSMMNLLDKLFSDSLVPLIISTPKHGDCLQKKKQMGTNLEQKLDLGLDRTLSAITNYVRHVLTTEQKRTDFKPDNDDILIANVTPACQRVVRWISVVAERVRDTLDGHNVESALLELGLRLHRTILDHLMKFEYSATGAMAVICDVNEYRKCVASFKIPLVNSLFDTLHTLCKLLQVSPENLKMVCSGDQLSGLDRTVLASFIQLRSDFKTAKLGNQLK